One window from the genome of Paraneptunicella aestuarii encodes:
- a CDS encoding 5-oxoprolinase subunit PxpA — protein sequence MQINCDLGESFGAWSMGHDEAFMELIDLANIACGYHAGDPSGMRKTLSLAMLHNVSVGAHPAYPDLQGFGRRSMNMAPELITDMLLYQIAALDGMAHSLGTKVSYVKPHGALYNDMMVKPEVLDAVAKAINEYHRPIKLMVQSLPENNQAREIASRHGVELMFEAFADRLYTDAGLLASRQIAGAVLHIDEVEEQVKRLKNDREVKTQSGKLIPLEVDSICIHSDGEGALAKARIVHQTMKGS from the coding sequence GTGCAGATTAATTGTGATTTGGGTGAAAGCTTTGGCGCTTGGTCAATGGGGCATGACGAAGCCTTTATGGAGCTTATTGATTTAGCCAACATTGCATGCGGGTATCATGCCGGTGATCCATCCGGTATGCGAAAGACCTTATCTTTAGCCATGCTGCATAATGTTTCTGTTGGTGCTCATCCTGCTTACCCTGATTTACAAGGCTTTGGTCGACGCAGCATGAATATGGCGCCTGAGCTCATTACGGATATGCTGCTTTATCAAATTGCTGCACTAGATGGCATGGCACATTCTCTGGGCACAAAGGTCAGCTATGTAAAACCTCATGGAGCTTTATATAACGATATGATGGTGAAGCCGGAAGTGCTGGATGCTGTAGCTAAAGCTATCAATGAATATCATCGTCCTATCAAGCTTATGGTTCAGTCCTTGCCTGAAAACAACCAAGCGAGAGAAATCGCATCACGGCACGGTGTTGAGCTTATGTTTGAAGCCTTCGCAGACCGTCTTTATACCGATGCTGGCTTGCTCGCGTCGCGTCAAATCGCTGGTGCTGTGTTACATATTGATGAAGTGGAAGAGCAGGTGAAACGATTGAAAAATGATCGTGAAGTGAAGACTCAAAGCGGCAAGCTGATCCCGTTGGAAGTGGACTCAATTTGTATTCATAGTGATGGGGAAGGGGCTTTAGCGAAGGCTCGGATAGTCCACCAAACCATGAAAGGCTCTTAA
- a CDS encoding alpha/beta fold hydrolase — MSSIVLNFAHANGFPSKTYRQFFAALPDNYSIIAKDMYGHEPKFPVSNNWQNQINEMIEFVENNSDTPVYAVGHSFGAALSLQACCTRPDLFKGLIMMEPPAFTGWKSYAIRLMKLTGLTSRYTPAGKAETRKQVWRKDEDVHAYFRGKPLFNQFSDESLDDYVQAGILSEDNEKRLAFKASVEADIFHSVPHNLHHLKGKLKVPATLVTAADGGVLPPAMVSSLLRLFPMQHRQFHRGGHLFPLEQPVHAAKLLVELIDEMESNRAD; from the coding sequence ATGTCCTCAATAGTATTAAATTTTGCTCACGCAAATGGGTTTCCGAGTAAAACCTATCGCCAGTTTTTTGCTGCCTTGCCAGATAACTATTCAATTATTGCAAAGGATATGTACGGGCATGAGCCTAAGTTCCCGGTGTCCAACAACTGGCAAAACCAAATCAATGAAATGATCGAGTTTGTTGAAAACAATAGCGACACACCCGTTTATGCCGTAGGGCATTCTTTTGGTGCTGCATTATCACTACAGGCATGCTGTACCCGCCCTGATCTATTCAAAGGGCTTATTATGATGGAGCCGCCAGCATTCACCGGCTGGAAAAGTTACGCTATACGCTTAATGAAGCTGACTGGGTTGACCTCTCGTTATACTCCGGCAGGTAAAGCGGAAACCCGAAAGCAAGTGTGGCGAAAAGATGAAGATGTTCATGCTTATTTCAGAGGCAAACCATTATTCAATCAATTTTCAGATGAATCATTGGATGACTATGTTCAGGCGGGTATTTTGTCTGAAGATAATGAAAAACGTCTTGCTTTTAAGGCATCAGTAGAAGCTGATATTTTTCATTCGGTTCCTCATAACTTGCACCATTTGAAAGGCAAGCTTAAGGTTCCCGCAACCTTGGTCACTGCGGCAGACGGAGGAGTGTTGCCTCCTGCCATGGTCAGTAGTTTGCTACGCTTATTTCCCATGCAGCATCGTCAATTTCATCGAGGTGGGCACTTGTTTCCACTAGAGCAACCTGTTCATGCAGCTAAACTATTAGTTGAGCTGATTGATGAAATGGAGTCTAACCGTGCAGATTAA